A window from Mya arenaria isolate MELC-2E11 chromosome 9, ASM2691426v1 encodes these proteins:
- the LOC128246688 gene encoding forkhead-associated domain-containing protein 1-like isoform X1, with translation MSRNTKAFLKSGDGAYYQLAPKVTTIGKENCDILLQTNGVDQQHAIIEYSEQEDCYVLQDLNSGQGTYVNDVRVQNAAVRLAPGDVIRFGYCGQPYELNIDNPPPPQMVTTYHTNNIAYPPVQHRPAWTGSLALLTDDRNMCNTQANQNPGLPYLTTPTLTVPATHWTPVAQAGPQIPQPRPPLRSRPLSAGAQRRPASAYDRLQTIGCTMQSATTNVASPLPRIEATSRYAGMTTKTWSVQGGGWMNGGTGRSVVTSQFNPPPPSPQQAGQFEMGLLQEKEHKIRELSEEVSRLRNVEMDVSRKDQMLQQMQQQLQMAECQAQQQAMVVGSDPDVTNKLLQFEAEVSNKKQEILDLREQLSQLQAQAVIDLENPANIRAELSEKIKELNNMRNELERVKKDKNITSGLVTQMQRDMGSKDSSISKLTREIEALKKELREKDSQLKVMTSSVNKLKEPKTEERDARERELISLRQKFKVTENKVSDQQTLIDNLRVELEKTKASLFQEKDVQRKLQSSLDEAKSQAQDLERAERLVRVDLEQVSKKNERFRNRVVQTTFSTPGIKAPDTEISDDDLLETLKKIIDERTNSFRTIKELEQKLKMADTNSKDFQKNVHDLRKGVQNAKAHLKQNGRLSSSLKEEIGLLQSVSVDDHLAWVKEVTVGLLQGELSWETDIENALEKCGVNLKLTNDEPSKHINLLFAKWESAISDKERLVKQMSEIEVRHKEELELQISQQKTDLDGQVSDAVEKAKLEVEERMNRAIDDIRAVEQEKLDSALQAERRKIEELETTIEQLRYNLSEKNEDQQQKLEAGQEALSLVEEYQTIEAQLKEQVSKLEVDRNEQVTELTTELVEKEHKFESDLQGYKEQIKQHSVTICAMEERISKVMKKNKESQEEMETYRKQVQELKLQLTKKEREKPPPPPKPKVIPVVQKPSHDIVAMEQLIVVLRKENAEVKTRMQEQDDVILGLRRDLVGASARLSDITGELSEGQKQEVEKLKEVVSHKEREVVEMRQQLAKLSRIIDKQKEELKSIECELSKEKSISNKYKSQAEQECKKIQSLKKSLDIEKNEQAKQLELMDQEGRITSELTALGAQCRGERHEQVIARQREALAELRSRVKTLEVARPPVPTQDQALQQVIMLKKELAEMRVNQALSEDKNIVSLTSLDREVGRARGLVSTTNADAEMERSAHRETMEALEASENSYLTSMNAISSSLDLEGIEGLRPLGHIPKDERERLLRERERSCDKLVNQVRVYRERISRKDELLQGYERDLAKLRQAQELAERKSVQLDTLANDVRCKHEESQYLRESLHQTRDKLDQEKRLNTAIKQRKTFHLENEKVHLAPASHRCKPEDPRAVLKKKRERDVLKRKNYEIKTLKTELTDKERNLFDAQNRLYTLSHSQDVEETEIVVED, from the exons ATTGCATACCCACCCGTTCAACATCGACCTGCCTGGACCGGCAGCCTCGCCCTTCTAACAGACGACCGAAACATGTGCAACACCCAGGCAAACCAAAACCCGGGGCTCCCATATCTCACCACACCCACCCTCACTGTCCCTGCAACTCATTGGACGCCTGTTGCCCAAGCAGGCCCCCAGATTCCACAGCCCCGCCCACCTCTTAGATCACGACCCTTGAGCGCTGGGGCACAGCGAAGACCTGCTTCAGCTTATGACAG gttgcagACAATAGGATGTACCATGCAGTCAGCCACAACCAATGTTGCCTCACCTTTGCCAAGAA TTGAAGCTACAAGTAGATATG CAGGAATGACTACAAAGACCTGGAGTGTACAAG GCGGAGGCTGGATGAATGGAGGTACAGGACGCAGTGTGGTTACAAGCCAGTTCAATCCTCCCCCTCCCAGCCCTCAACAGGCAGGCCAGTTTGAAATGGGCTTACTCCAGGAAAAG GAGCACAAGATTCGGGAGTTGTCTGAAGAGGTTTCAAGGTTACGTAATGTCGAGATGGATGTCAGCAGGAAGGACCAGATGTTACAACAGATGCAGCAACAACTACAG ATGGCCGAATGTCAAGCGCAGCAACAAGCAATGGTCGTTGGCAGTGACCCTGATGTCACTAACAAACTCCTACAATTTGAGGCTGAGGTGTCCAATAAAAAACAAGAGATTCTGGATCTTAGAGAACAG CTTTCGCAACTTCAAGCGCAGGCTGTTATAGACCTTGAAAACCCTGCGAATATACGCGCAGAGCtcagtgaaaaaataaaagagcTTAATAACATGCGAAATGAGCTTGAAAGGGttaaaaaggataaaaatataacatctgGTCTTGTGACCCAAATGCAAAGAGACATGGGGAGTAAA GACTCATCAATATCCAAGCTCACTCGTGAAATCGAGGCTTTAAAGAAAGAGCTACGTGAGAAAGATTCCCAGCTTAAGGTGATGACATCCAGCGTCAATAAGCTCAAGGAACCGAAAACAGAAGAACGGGACGCACGAGAGCGTGAACTTATTAGTCTTAGACAG AAATTCAAGGTCACAGAAAACAAAGTGTCAGACCAGCAGACACTCATTGACAATCTGAGAGTTGAGTTGGAGAAAACCAAGGCTTCCCTCTTCCAG GAGAAAGATGTTCAGCGTAAACTTCAGTCATCACTGGACGAGGCTAAGTCTCAAGCCCAGGACCTGGAAAGGGCTGAGAGGCTCGTCCGAGTGGATTTAGAACAAGTTTCCAAGAAG AATGAAAGGTTCAGAAATCGAGTGGTGCAGACAACATTTTCGACTCCGGGAATCAAAGCTCCAGACACTGAAATCAGCGACGATGACCTTCTAGAAACACTAAAGAAGATCATCGATGAAAGAACCAACTCGTTCAGGACTATCAAAGAGCTAGAACAGAAGTTGAAAATGGCTGATACTAACAGTAAAGACTTCCAGAAAAATGTGCATGACCTACGCAAGGGAGTTCAAAATGCAAAG GCTCATCTTAAACAAAATGGCCGCTTGTCCAGCTCTCTGAAGGAGGAGATAGGTTTACTCCAGTCTGTATCCGTTGATGACCACTTGGCCTGGGTCAAGGAGGTCACTGTGGGGCTCCTGCAGGGAGAGTTGTCATGGGAAACGGACATTGAGAATGCCCTTGAAAAATGTGGGGTCAATTTGAAGCTGACTAATGATG AACCCAGCAAGCATATCAACCTCCTTTTCGCCAAATGGGAGTCTGCTATAAGTGACAAAGAGCGTCTCGTGAAACAGATGAGTGAAATAGAAGTCCGACACAAGGAGGAGCTTGAATTGCAAATTTCACAGCAGAAAACTGATCTTGATGGTCAGGTTTCTGATGCTGTGGAAAAAGCAAAACTTGAAG TTGAGGAGCGTATGAACAGGGCAATAGATGATATTCGGGCGGTTGAACAGGAGAAACTAGACAGCGCCCTACAGGCTGAGAGGAGGAAGATCGAAGAATTGGAAACAACCATAGAACAACTAAGATAT AACCTGTCTGAGAAGAACGAAGATCAGCAACAGAAGTTGGAGGCCGGGCAAGAGGCTCTCTCACTTGTGGAGGAGTACCAGACTATTGAGGCCCAGCTCAAAGAACAG GTGTCCAAACTTGAAGTCGACCGAAATGAACAGGTCACCGAGCTTACTACAGAACTTGTGGAGAAGGAGCACAAGTTTGAGTCCGATCTTCAAGGCTACAAAGAGCAGATCAAACAACACTCTGTAACAATCTGTGCCATGGAGGAGAGGATCTCCAAGGTGATGAAGAAGAACAAGGAGAGCCAGGAGGAGATGGAGACGTACAGGAAACAGGTGCAAG AACTGAAATTACAATTGACCAAGAAGGAGCGAGAAAAGCCGCCACCGCCACCGAAACCCAAGGTCATCCCAGTGGTGCAGAAACCGTCACATGATATTGTGGCGATGGAACAGCTCATTGTAGTTCTGAG GAAAGAGAACGCTGAAGTGAAGACACGGATGCAGGAACAAGATGACGTCATTCTGGGTCTGAGGCGAGACCTTGTCGGGGCATCTGCAAGACTTTCTGACATCACtg GGGAGCTAAGTGAGGGTCAAAAGCAAGAAGTCGAAAAACTGAAAGAGGTTGTCAGCCACAAAGAGAGAGAGGTTGTTGAAATGAGGCAGCAGCTGGCTAAATTGTCCAGAATCATCGACAAACAAAAGGAGGAGTTGAAGAGCATAGAGTGTGAGCTCAg tAAGGAGAAAAGCATCTCCAACAAATACAAAAGCCAGGCGGAGCAAGAATGCAAGAAGATACAAAGTCTCAAGAAGAGCTTGGACATTGAGAAGAATGAACAGGCGAAACAACTGGAGTTAATGGACCAGGAGGGACGGATAACCTCAGAGTTAACTGCCCTTGGGGCGCAGTGTCGAGGGGAGAGGCACGAACAAGTGATCGCCAGACAGCGAGAGGCGTTGGCAGAGTTGAGGTCTCGTGTAAAGACATTGGAAGTAGCCAGACCTCCTG TGCCGACCCAAGACCAAGCATTACAGCAAGTAATCATGCTCAAGAAAGAGCTTGCTGAGATGAGAGTCAATCAGGCTCTTTCAGAAGACAAGAATATTGTGAGTCTTACCAGTCTTGACCGCGAGGTTGGCCGTGCACGAGGGCTGGTGTCGACGACCAATGCAGACGCGGAGATGGAGAGAAGTGCTCACAGGGAAACAATGGAGGCCCTGGAAGCTAGTGAAAATTCT TACCTAACCTCGATGAACGCAATATCCTCCTCTCTGGACCTCGAGGGAATCGAGGGCCTGCGACCACTTGGTCACATTCCGAAAGATGAGCGTGAACGATTGCTACGGGAACGCGAAAGGTCATGTGACAAGCTTGTTAACCAGGTCAGGGTATATCGGGAGAGAATATCGCGCAAGGACGAACTACTACAGGGTTATGAACGGGACTTGGCAAAACTGAG GCAAGCACAAGAGCTAGCAGAGAGGAAGTCAGTTCAACTTGATACTCTGGCT aATGATGTACGCTGTAAGCATGAAGAGTCCCAGTACCTCCGGGAGTCGCTACATCAGACCCGAGACAAGTTGGACCAGGAAAAACGCCTCAACACCGCTATTAAACAACGCAAG ACTTTCCACCTTGAGAATGAAAAGGTCCACCTGGCCCCAGCCTCGCACCGATGTAAACCGGAGGACCCTCGTGCAGTGTTGAAGAAAAAACGGGAACGCGATGTGCTCAAAAGGAAGAACTACGAAATTAAAACGCTGAAAACAGAACTCACGGACAAGGAGAGGAATCTATTTGATGCTCAGAATAGGCTCTATACTCTTTCACATAGTCAG